In a single window of the Balaenoptera acutorostrata chromosome 3, mBalAcu1.1, whole genome shotgun sequence genome:
- the IRF9 gene encoding interferon regulatory factor 9 isoform X1 codes for MASGRARCTRKLRSWVVEQVESGQFPGVCWEDAAKTMFRIPWKHAGKQDFREDQDAAFFKAWAIFKGKYKDGDSEGPAIWKTRLRCALNKSSEFQEVPENGHRDGAEPYKVYRLLPPGTLPAQPGTQKSLSKRHHSSVSSERKEDEVTTKNCILSPSLLQDPLKNELVETSGGAAYSDSGSSSSGNSPEPQEGRDTAEAPLQGDLVSPELLPPPGSDYSLLLTFIYDGRVVGEAQVQSLDCRLVAEPSSTQYGMEQVIFPKPGPREPTQRLLSQLKRGVLVASNSRGLFVQRLCPIPISWNAPQAPPGPGPHLLPSNKCVELFRTAYFCRDLARYFQGLGPAPEFQVTLNFWEESPGPNHTPQSLITVQMEQAFARHLLEKTPEDQAAILSLVQSVEDPASFSSLCSSYLL; via the exons ATGGCATCAGGCAGGGCACGTTGCACCCGAAAGCTCCGGAGCTGGGTGGTGGAGCAAGTGGAGAGCGGGCAGTTCCCAGGAGTGTGCTGGGAAGATGCGGCCAAGACCATGTTCCGCATTCCCTGGAAGCACGCAGGCAAGCAGGACTTCCGGGAGGATCAGGATGCCGCCTTCTTCAAG GCCTGGGCGATATTTAAGGGAAAGTACAAGGACGGGGACTCGGAAGGCCCTGCTATCTGGAAGACTCGTCTGCGCTGTGCTCTGAACAAGAGTTCTGAGTTCCAGGAGGTTCCTGAGAATGGCCACAGGGATGGGGCTGAGCCCTACAAGGTGTACCGGCTGCTGCCACCCGGAACCCTCCCCG CTCAGCCAGGGACCCAGAAATCACTGTCAAAGCGACACCACAGTTCTGTGTCCTCTGAGAGGAAGGAGGACGAGGTTACCACGAAGAACTGCATACTCAGCCCCTCCTTGCTCCAGGACCCCCTCAAAAAT GAGCTGGTGGAGACCAGTGGGGGAGCAGCCTACTCAGACTCCGGGAGCAGCAGCAGTGGCAACAGCCCTGAGCCTCAGGAAG GTAGGGACACAGCTGAGGCCCCTCTCCAAGGAGATCTGGTGTCCCCAGAGCTTCTGCCCCCTCCAGGTTCAG ACTACTCTCTGCTGCTCACCTTCATCTACGATGGACGTGTGGTGGGTGAGGCCCAGGTGCAGAGCCTGGACTGCCGCCTCGTGGCTGAGCCCTCGAGCACCCAGTACGGCATGGAGCAGGTGATATTTCCCAAACCCGGCCCACGAGAGCCCACCCAGCGCTTGCTGAGCCAGCTCAAGAGAGGGGTCCTGGTGGCCAGCAACTCCCGAGGCCTCTTTGTGCAGCGCCTTTGCCCCATCCCCATCTCCTGGAATGCGCCTCAGGCTCCACCTGGTCCAGGCCCGCACCTGCTGCCCAGCAACAAGTGCGTGGAGCTCTTCAGAACTGCCTATTTCTGCAGAG ACCTGGCCAGGTACTTCCAGGGCCTGGGCCCCGCACCCGAGTTCCAGGTGACACTGAATTTCTGGGAGGAGAGCCCTGGCCCCAACCACACCCCACAGAGTCTTATCACAGTGCAG ATGGAGCAGGCCTTTGCCCGACATTTACTGGAGAAGACTCCAGAGGATCAGGCAGCCATCCTGTCCCTGGTGCAGAGCGTGGAGGACCCggcctccttctcctctctctgttcCTCCTATCTGCTTTGA
- the IRF9 gene encoding interferon regulatory factor 9 isoform X2, which yields MASGRARCTRKLRSWVVEQVESGQFPGVCWEDAAKTMFRIPWKHAGKQDFREDQDAAFFKAWAIFKGKYKDGDSEGPAIWKTRLRCALNKSSEFQEVPENGHRDGAEPYKVYRLLPPGTLPAQPGTQKSLSKRHHSSVSSERKEDEVTTKNCILSPSLLQDPLKNELVETSGGAAYSDSGSSSSGNSPEPQEDYSLLLTFIYDGRVVGEAQVQSLDCRLVAEPSSTQYGMEQVIFPKPGPREPTQRLLSQLKRGVLVASNSRGLFVQRLCPIPISWNAPQAPPGPGPHLLPSNKCVELFRTAYFCRDLARYFQGLGPAPEFQVTLNFWEESPGPNHTPQSLITVQMEQAFARHLLEKTPEDQAAILSLVQSVEDPASFSSLCSSYLL from the exons ATGGCATCAGGCAGGGCACGTTGCACCCGAAAGCTCCGGAGCTGGGTGGTGGAGCAAGTGGAGAGCGGGCAGTTCCCAGGAGTGTGCTGGGAAGATGCGGCCAAGACCATGTTCCGCATTCCCTGGAAGCACGCAGGCAAGCAGGACTTCCGGGAGGATCAGGATGCCGCCTTCTTCAAG GCCTGGGCGATATTTAAGGGAAAGTACAAGGACGGGGACTCGGAAGGCCCTGCTATCTGGAAGACTCGTCTGCGCTGTGCTCTGAACAAGAGTTCTGAGTTCCAGGAGGTTCCTGAGAATGGCCACAGGGATGGGGCTGAGCCCTACAAGGTGTACCGGCTGCTGCCACCCGGAACCCTCCCCG CTCAGCCAGGGACCCAGAAATCACTGTCAAAGCGACACCACAGTTCTGTGTCCTCTGAGAGGAAGGAGGACGAGGTTACCACGAAGAACTGCATACTCAGCCCCTCCTTGCTCCAGGACCCCCTCAAAAAT GAGCTGGTGGAGACCAGTGGGGGAGCAGCCTACTCAGACTCCGGGAGCAGCAGCAGTGGCAACAGCCCTGAGCCTCAGGAAG ACTACTCTCTGCTGCTCACCTTCATCTACGATGGACGTGTGGTGGGTGAGGCCCAGGTGCAGAGCCTGGACTGCCGCCTCGTGGCTGAGCCCTCGAGCACCCAGTACGGCATGGAGCAGGTGATATTTCCCAAACCCGGCCCACGAGAGCCCACCCAGCGCTTGCTGAGCCAGCTCAAGAGAGGGGTCCTGGTGGCCAGCAACTCCCGAGGCCTCTTTGTGCAGCGCCTTTGCCCCATCCCCATCTCCTGGAATGCGCCTCAGGCTCCACCTGGTCCAGGCCCGCACCTGCTGCCCAGCAACAAGTGCGTGGAGCTCTTCAGAACTGCCTATTTCTGCAGAG ACCTGGCCAGGTACTTCCAGGGCCTGGGCCCCGCACCCGAGTTCCAGGTGACACTGAATTTCTGGGAGGAGAGCCCTGGCCCCAACCACACCCCACAGAGTCTTATCACAGTGCAG ATGGAGCAGGCCTTTGCCCGACATTTACTGGAGAAGACTCCAGAGGATCAGGCAGCCATCCTGTCCCTGGTGCAGAGCGTGGAGGACCCggcctccttctcctctctctgttcCTCCTATCTGCTTTGA